From Miscanthus floridulus cultivar M001 chromosome 15, ASM1932011v1, whole genome shotgun sequence, the proteins below share one genomic window:
- the LOC136506508 gene encoding autophagy-related protein 8D isoform X2: protein MIANYPARIPVIVERFSSSNLPQMEKRKYLVPCDMPVGQFVFILRSRLHLSPGTALFVFVNNTLPQTASLMGSVYDSYKDKDGFLYMCYSSEKTFG from the exons GTCATTGTTGAAAGGTTTTCAAGTAGTAATTTACCACAAATGGAGAAGAGAAA GTACCTGGTTCCCTGTGACATGCCGGTTGGGCAGTTTGTTTTCATACTACGCTCCAGGCTGCACCTATCTCCAGGAACAGCTCTCTTTGTGTTTGTAAACAACACTTTGCCCCAAACAG CTAGCCTGATGGGAAGTGTTTATGACTCGTACAAGGACAAGGACGGCTTCCTTTACATGTGCTACAGCAGCGAGAAGACATTTGGCTGA
- the LOC136506506 gene encoding phosphoinositide phospholipase C 2-like produces MGSYKYKYCMCFTRKFRSPDAQPPPDVRAAYLSFNSDVHALRRFLSQAQGEHPADVDRILALLTAASGGHGIARLVTRSPAPAMPTLEEFFAFLFSPELNPPMAHQVHQDMSAPFSHYFVFTGHNSYLTGNQLNSDSSDIPIIKALQRGVRVIELDMWPNSSKTNVDILHGGTLTAPVEMIRCLKSIKEYAFCASTYPLVITLEDHLTPDLQAKVAKMLTETFGDLLFIPSSDPMKEFPSPAALMKRIIISTKPPQEYKEFVKVKDKQNGSGNIADLPDTGSLRRIDSNADNQNGSGNLAADTGSLRRIDSNADESDGKDELDEQDEEDSDEDDPKFQQDTACEYRKLITIQAGKPKGHLRDALRVDPEKVRRLSLSETQLAKATTSHGAEVIRFTQNNILRVYPKGTRVNSSNYDPMIAWTHGAQMVAFNMQGHDKALRLMQGFFRANGGCGYVKKPDFLLTTGPNGEVFDPKGSLPVKKTLKVKVYMGDGWRMDFSKTHFDAFSPPDFYTRVGIVGVKADTVMKKTRVIEDQWVPVWDEEFTFPLRAPELALLRIEVQEYDMSEKHDFGGQTCLPVWELKQGIRAVPLHDRKGNRYKSVRLLMRFRFCLASGLPAQKTFRFRQSAIQSGTVFFFFFYIYLCECVYYREMKLVLCSMS; encoded by the exons ATGGGCAGCTACAAGTACAAGTACTGCATGTGCTTCACGCGCAAGTTCCGATCCCCCGACGCCCAGCCGCCGCCCGACGTCCGCGCCGCCTACCTCTCCTTTAACTCCGACGTCCACGCCCTCCGCCGCTTCCTCTCCCAGGCGCAGGGCGAGCACCCCGCCGACGTCGACCGCATCCTCGCCCTGCTCACCGCCGCCTCGGGGGGCCATGGCATCGCCCGCCTCGTCACCAGATCGCCGGCGCCGGCCATGCCCACGCTCGAGGAATTCTTCGCCTTCCTCTTCTCGCCGGAACTCAACCCGCCCATGGCTCACCAG GTTCACCAGGACATGTCTGCCCCATTCTCTCATTATTTCGTATTCACCGGACATAATTCCTACCTAACTGGGAACCAGCTCAATAGTGACTCCAGCGACATCCCAATTATAAAAGCATTGCAGAGAGGTGTTAGAGTCATTGAACTTGATATGTGGCCAAATTCTTCAAAGACAAATGTCGATATTCTTCATGGCGG GACATTGACTGCGCCGGTAGAAATGATCAGGTGCTTGAAGTCCATTAAAGAATATGCCTTTTGTGCATCTACATATCCGCTTGTCATTACTCTTGAGGATCACCTTACACCAGATCTCCAAGCCAAAGTAGCTAAG ATGCTCACTGAAACATTCGGAGATCTACTTTTCATACCTAGTTCAGACCCAATGAAAGAGTTCCCCTCTCCAGCAGCTCTGATGAAGAGAATAATCATCTCGACTAAACCCCCACAAGAGTACAAGGAGTTCGTCAAAGTTAAGGATAAACAAAATGGCAGTGGAAATATAGCTGATTTGCCAGACACAGGAAGCCTAAGAAGAATAGATTCAAATGCTGATAACCAAAATGGCAGTGGAAATCTAGCTGCAGACACAGGAAGCCTAAGAAGAAtagattcaaatgctgatgaatctGATGGAAAG GATGAACTGGATGAGCAAGATGAGGAAGATTCCGACGAGGATGATCCCAAATTTCAGCAGGACACTGCCTGTGAGTATAGGAAACTGATCACCATCCAAGCTGGCAAACCAAAAGGCCATTTGCGGGATGCACTAAGGGTAGATCCAGAAAAAGTCAGGCGGCTTTCGTTGAGTGAGACACAGTTAGCTAAAGCGACAACTTCTCATGGTGCTGAAGTCATAAG GTTCACCCAGAATAATATACTCCGTGTGTATCCAAAGGGCACGAGGGTTAATTCTTCGAACTATGATCCAATGATTGCCTGGACTCATGGTGCTCAGATGGTTGCATTCAACATGCAG GGGCATGATAAAGCGCTCCGGTTGATGCAAGGATTTTTCAGAGCCAATGGGGGCTGTGGGTATGTTAAAAAACCTGACTTCCTGCTGACGACAGGCCCAAACGGGGAAGTATTCGACCCCAAAGGTAGCTTGCCAGTGAAGAAAACTCTCAAG GTGAAAGTATATATGGGAGATGGGTGGCGCATGGATTTCAGCAAGACTCATTTCGACGCGTTTTCACCTCCAGATTTCTATACCAGG GTAGGGATCGTGGGAGTGAAGGCGGACACTGTGATGAAGAAGACAAGGGTGATCGAAGACCAGTGGGTGCCTGTGTGGGACGAGGAGTTCACGTTCCCTCTGAGGGCGCCGGAGCTAGCCCTCCTGAGGATAGAGGTGCAGGAGTACGACATGTCGGAGAAGCACGACTTTGGGGGGCAGACGTGCCTGCCGGTTTGGGAGCTGAAGCAGGGCATCCGTGCTGTGCCCCTGCACGACCGCAAGGGCAACAGGTACAAGTCTGTCAGGCTCCTCATGCGCTTTCGATTTTGTCTAGCTAGTGGCCTGCCTGCACAAAAAACATTCAGATTCAGACAGTCAGCCATTCAGTCAGGCAcagtgttcttcttcttcttttacaTCTACTTGTGTGAGTGTGTTTATTACAGGGAAATGAAGCTAGTACTATGTAGTATGAGTTAG